The following are from one region of the Acanthopagrus latus isolate v.2019 chromosome 2, fAcaLat1.1, whole genome shotgun sequence genome:
- the LOC119013441 gene encoding EH domain-containing protein 2-like translates to MSIRRLRSNPKTLGDVNMVTEELKNLYYKRLLPIEKYYSFHHFHSPSYEDADFDNKPMVLVMGQYSTGKTTFIRYLIEQDFPGSRVGPEPTTDCFTAIMYGEPEGIIPGNALTVDPKKPFRNLDPFGNAFLNRFQCVQTPNKVLESISIIDTPGILTAAKRKLSRGYDFPAVLRWFAERVDRIILLFDAHKLEFSDELTRAFGALCGYEDKLRIVLNKADRVDSQQLMRVYGALMWSLGKVFRTPEILRVYIGSFWSEPRQMCDHYQLIELEEEDLLADIRNLPRNAAVRKLNDLVKRARLVRAHAHIISYLKQEMPTIFCKESKKHNLIYQLPVIYAKIQQQHRVPAGDFPDCTKMQEKLLGQDFSKFKTLKPSLMASLDKLLTSDIANLVPLLQQQELRKKSLHGVLDGDFLGTFRPEHFKRDPFKEFRIDDQSSEADFDEWAVEKFKPKYDEIFYNLSPNEGKLSGTKVREWMMTTLLPNSVLAHIWRLSDVDGDGMLDNEEFALAVHLIEGKLEGHWLPRELPSHLVPPSKRLSTASDEE, encoded by the exons ATGTCCATCCGGAGGCTCAGGAGCAACCCTAAAACACTCGGGGATGTCaacatggtgacagaggagctgaagaatCTTTATTACAAGAGGCTGCTGCCGATAGAGAAGTACTACTCTTTCCATCACTTTCACTCTCCGAGCTATGAGGATGCAGACTTTGACAACAAGCCGATGGTGTTGGTGATGGGTCAGTACTCGACAGGAAAGACGACTTTCATCAG GTATCTCATAGAACAAGATTTTCCTGGCAGCAGAGTTGGACCAGAGCCGACCACTGACTGCTTCACTGCCATCATGTACGGGGAGCCGGAAGGAATCATCCCTGGCAATGCCCTCACAGTTGATCCGAAGAAGCCCTTTCGCAACCTTGACCCTTTTGGGAATGCTTTTCTGAACAG gTTTCAGTGCGTTCAGACGCCAAACAAAGTCCTTGAGAGTATCAGCATCATCGACACGCCGGGCATCTTAACCGCTGCTAAAAGAAAACTGAGTCGAG GCTATGACTTCCCAGCAGTGCTGCGCTGGTTTGCAGAGCGTGTGGATCGAATCATCCTGCTGTTTGATGCACATAAACTCGAGTTCTCTGATGAGCTCACTCGGGCCTTTGGGGCCCTGTGCGGCTATGAGGACAAGTTGCGTATAGTTCTGAACAAAGCTGACAGGGTGGACTCGCAGCAGCTCATGAGAGTGTACGGCGCCCTCATGTGGTCGCTGGGGAAAGTGTTTCGGACCCCCGAGATCTTGAGGGTTTACATCGGATCTTTCTGGTCAGAGCCCCGGCAGATGTGTGACCACTACCAGCTGAtcgagctggaggaggaggatctcTTGGCCGACATCAGGAACCTGCCTCGCAATGCTGCAGTACGCAAGCTGAATGACCTGGTGAAGAGGGCACGCTTAGTGCGG GCTCATGCCCACATTATCAGCTATCTGAAGCAGGAGATGCCGACAATTTTTTGCAAAGAAAGCAAGAAGCACAATCTGATTTACCAGCTTCCTGTGATTTATGCCAAAATCCAGCAACAGCATCGAGTCCCAGCAGGAGACTTCCCCGACTGCACCAAGATGCAG GAGAAGCTTTTGGGCCAAGACTTCTCAAAGTTCAAGACACTGAAACCAAGTCTGATGGCTTCCTTGGATAAACTCCTGACCAGTGACATAGCCAATCTGGTGCCTTTACTTCAACAACAAGAACTGCGGAAGAAATCCCTCCATGGGGTGTTGGACGGTGACTTTTTGGGAACATTCAGGCCTGAGCACTTCAAGAGAGACCCGTTCAAGGAATTCCGCATCGATGACCAGAGCAGTGAGGCAGATTTCGACGAGTGGGCGGTGGAGAAATTCAAGCCGAAATACGACGAGATTTTCTACAACCTCAGTCCGAACGAGGGCAAGCTGAGCGGCACAAAGGTCAGAGAGTGGATGATGACCACCCTCCTGCCCAACTCTGTGCTAGCTCACATCTGGAGGCTGTCTGATGTAGATGGGGATGGCATGCTGGACAATGAGGAGTTCGCTTTGGCAGTCCACCTTATTGAGGGGAAACTGGAGGGTCACTGGCTTCCCAGAGAGCTGCCGTCTCACCTGGTGCCGCCGTCGAAACGGCTGAGTACAGCCAGCGACGAAGagtaa